Sequence from the Bacillota bacterium genome:
GCAGAGTCACCCCGCTGCTGGTGCCGATGCGGTCTGCACCCGCCTGAAGCAGTTCCAGCGCCAGACTCAGGGTGCGGATCCCTCCTGCCGCCTTTACTTTCAGCGGAGGAGGAGCCGCAGAACGCAACAGGCTCACATCATCGATGGTGGCTCCACCCTCACCGAAGCCAGTAGATGTCTTTACAAAGTCGGCACCGCCCTCCGCCACCGCGCGGGTTGCCTGTATCTTCTCTTCCTGCGTCAGGTAACAGCACTCGATAATCACCTTGAGCACAGCGGCAGGGGTCGCCGAATGGCACAGGGCGACTATCTGCTCGATCTCATGGCGCACGGTGCGCCAGTCGCCCGATTTCAAAGCGGGAAGGGCAATCACCATATCCAGCTCCGTAGCCCCCGCCGCCAGAGCCTGCTCCGCCTCATAGAGTTTGACTGCGGACATGTTCGCTCCCAACGGGAAACCCACCACAGTGCCCACAGCAACGTCGCTTCCCTGCAGGTGGCGCACGGCGATTTTCAACCAGCATGGCTGGATGCACACGCTGGCGAAGTGGTATTGCAACGCTTCCTCGCACAACCGCTCGATATCGGCGCAGGTGCTGGTCGGGCGAAGCAGGGTGTGGTCGATGCGTTTGGCGAGTTCCGCACGGGTCATATCAGTTACTCCTCCCGGTCTCATTGTATCGGATTCGAGGGAGGACGGTCAATGAGCAGCGTGCATCGGGCAATACTTACACCCGCAGGCAGACCTGCTCCACAGGCTCGGGAAAGCCGTTGGTGACATGCACAGGGCGATAGGGTTCCACGCGCTGCACAATCACACTCAACCCGCGTCCACGCCGTTGCAGGTGCCCTTCCACGATAACCAGCGGCTGCGTCAGCACCCAGTGCCCGTACGCCTGATACACCTTCTCGAACAGCACGGCATCTACCAGTCCGAACTCATCCTCCAGAGAGACGAACAGCACTCGACGCCCACTGCGCGTCGGCGGGCGATGGGGACAGACAACCAACCCCGCGAGTTTCACCCACGCGCCGTCGCGCACCATCGTCAGGTCGGCGGTACTCAGGATCTCCCGACGTTGCAGGTCGTCGCGCAGGAAGGTCATCACATGGCAATCCACGCTCAGCCCCAGTATCTCCCACTCATACCAGAACTTCTCCCATGCCGTAAAATCCTCCGCTTGCAGGGAGGGCGCTGGTAGGGCTTCGGCAGGGAACAGATTGCCCAGGGCCTGCCGCTGAGCCAGGGCGTATGGAAGTTGCATCAGCCACTGTCGGCGGTTAGGATGCCATGTATCGAAGGTTCCACACAGGATTAGCCGCTCCAGGGTATCTCTGTGCAGTGTGGCGCGACGACACAGGTCTTCTAAGGATTGGAACGGCCGTTCGGCACGCGCTGCCAACAGGCTCTCTATCTCCTCGCGGCTCATTCCCCGCACGCGGCACCACCCAAGACGGATGTTGCCCTCTTCCACTGTGCAGGCAATCTCACTGCGGTTAATGTCGGGCAGTAACAGGCGGATGCCGCGCGTTCGCGCCTGCAGCGCCAGGGTATTCGGGGGATAGTAGCCCATCGGCTGGCAGCTGAGCAGCGCGGCGTAAAACTGCGCGGGGTAGTAACGCAGCATGTAGGCGGTCTTGTAGGCGGTGTCACCGAAGCTGGCGGCGTGCGCCTCACAGAAACCATAGCCTGCGAAGCCATAAATCCACTCATACACCCGCATCGCCAGATGTGCGCTGTATCCCCGCTGCACAGCGCGCTCCACAAACAGTCTGCCCAATCGCTCCATCTCCTGTCGGGAGCGGTGGTGGGTCATCGTCTTGCGCAGCTGGTCTGCCTCGCCGGGGGTGAAGCCTGCAAGGCGCGTGGCGATGAGAATAATCTGTTCCTGGAACACGGGCACGCCGCAGGTATGGCGCAGGATGGGTTCCAGATGGGGGTGCAAATAATGCACGGGATCGTCTCCGTTGCGGCGGTTGACAAAGGGAGTAACCATGTCGCCGCGGATGGGTCCCGGGCGTATCAGCGCCACGCTGACGTCGATATCCATCTGGCACTGCGAGCGCAGGCGTGTATGCAGGCTACGTTGCGCTGGGCTCTCTATCTGAAACGCCCCGATGGTTTCGCCTGCGCGTATCATCTCGAAGGTATCGGGGTCATCGTAGGGGATGTCGCTCACGCGGAAGTCGGGAACACTGCGCCGAATCTGCCCTTCAGCGTGTTCGACGGCAGAGAGCATCCGCAGGGAGAGCAGGTCGAGTTTGACGAAACCCGCTGTTTCCACGTCGTCCTTATCCCATTGCACGACCTTGCGGTTCATCGGGGACAGCTGCACAGGCACAATGCTGTCGATAGGCTCGCGGCTGATGAGTATCCCGCCCAGATGCGTGCCCAGATGGTGCGGCAGGTTGGCAATCTGGGCGCACAGTTTCAGCATCTGTTGTACCTGATGGGCGGTGAAGCCGCTTTCACGCAGCTCGGGCGCGTTCGCAAAGGCGCGCTCCAGGTCGTCGGCATAGCAGAACAGGGGGATGCGTTTCGCCAGACGGTCTACCAGGTCCGAGGGCAAGCCCAGCGTTTTGCCAACCAGTCGCACAGCGGAGCGGGCGCGGTAGGTGGAGAATGTTCCCACCATCGCCACATGCTCCTCGCCGTAGCGTTGACGCAAGTAGTGGAAGACCTCCTCGCGGCGGTTGGCGTCGAAGTCAAGGTCGATATCGGGCTTCTGGCTGCGCTCGATAGAAAGGAACCGCTCGAAGGGGAGTCCGCGTCGGATGGGGTCGATATCGCTGATACCCAGACAGTAGGCGACCGCGCTGTCGGAGACGGAGCCTCGTGCCGCCCAGCGGATGTGCTGCTCTCGGGCGAAGCGGGTCAGCTCCCACACGGCAAGGAAAAAGTCAGCGTATCCCAGCGTGCAAATCACATGCAGCTCCCGTCGCAGTCGGCGGCGCACCTGGTCGGTGATGGACGGATAGCGTTGTTTTGCCCCTTCCCGCACCAGTTGCTGCAGCATCCGCTCGGCGGTTTGACCGTGTGGCAGGGGGAAGCGGGGGAACAGATCACGCCCCAGCGGCACCACGTCCGCTGCGCACCGTTCGGCAAGAAGCAGGCTGTTCTGCCACGCTTCGGGGCAATCTCGATACCGCTTCTGCCAGCTCAGCGCGTCCGCAAGGGTGTTGCAGTCATTGATGGGACGCAGTGGGTGTGCCTCCGAGACCGTAACGCCGAGACGGGCACAGGTCAGCAGGTCATGCGCGGGGAAGCGGTCTGCAGTGGCGTAATGCACGTTCGCGGTGGCAACAACGGGCAGCTGCAGGCTCTGTGCTGCCTCGATCTGGCGGGCGACTATCCATGCATCGCCAGGCTTGCGGGTGTGCTGCAGTTCCACGAACAGGTTCTCTTTACCGAAAACGGCACGCAGGGTTTCGAGCCATTGCCGTGCTTCCAGATAGCGTTGCGCCCGCAACAGATAGGTCAACCTGCCCAGACGACACCCGGTCAGCGCAATCAGACCTTCAGCATATCGCTCCAGCCATTCCAAGCGTACCTGCGCCTTGCCGCGCGGCGACTGCAGGTGGGCGCGTGTCAGTAGCTGGCATAGATTCGCATACCCCTTTCGATGCTCACATAACAGGGTCAGGTGGAGACCGTCTTCCAGCGTCACTTCCGCGCCCACGATGGGCTTGATTCCATGACGGTGACAGGCTTGTGCGAAACGCACCGCCCCGTAGACCCCATGGTGGTCGGTCAGTGCTAAGGCGGGCATCTCCAATCGCGCCGCCTCGGCAACCAGCTCCTCTACCGCGCTGGCTCCGTCCAAAAAGCTGAAACCCGAGTGTACGTGCAGGTGTACGCCTCCCTGACGCATTGTCCACGCCTCCTCAGTCCAGCCATTTCTCTAACGTCCATCGCTGTGTGGCAGGCTCCAGACTGACCTCCAGCACCCGCTGATGCTCGGTAAGCAGGCGGTAAAACACGCGCTGGCTCTCTCCCTGCCACCAGCGGCCGGTCTCTAACCACTCCTCCACCACACAAACCTGCCAAACCTGCCCTCTATACTGAATCCGACAGGGGCGTCCATCGCTCGTCTGCTCCACCTGAATAGGCAGAAAGGTTGCACGCTTCATAGTAGCGTCTCATCCTTTCGTTCCAGCTGGGTTCCAGTTGCACCAGGGGAAAACAAGCTTCCCCCCCAAACCGCCGACGCAGGTATGCCAGCGCCGCTTGCAGGTCACTGCGATGCGCTACTGAGGATTCCAATTCGAGCTGGGTTGGGCGGGAAGCCGTCGACCAAACCACGCGGAGTTGCCACCGAACAGGCTGGGGATAGGACGCACGCATCTGCCACAGGCGGTTTATCTGGGCATAGATAGCGCGTTCATCGGACAGGGGGGCAGGCAGTGAGCGGTGGAGATTCTGCCGTTTGCCGCCTTCGTACGTTAGCGTCAGACGCACCTCGACGATGCCCTGTCCGCACTGCGACGCTTTTGCTGCTATCTCGCGGGCTACTCGCTTCCACAGCGTCTGCACAGCCTCTTCGGTGATGGCGTCGGCGAACTCGCCGCCTGTTTGCCAGCAAGGCGGGGGGTAGAGCGCACGCACGCAGGGGCTATCGTAGCCCTGCGCCAGATACCAGACCGACAGCCCGTTCTCCCCCAGCAAGGTGCGCACCTGCCCTATCGGTTGTGACGCCAGCGTCCCGAAAGACGTCCAGCCCATCCGCAGGCATCGTTGCACGACCCCTTCATAGTCTGCTGGCAGCAGCTGCAGTGGCAGTGGCCATAGCGACAGCAAAAGCGGCGGCTTTAAGATTTTCAGGCGCAGACCCTCTCGCGCCGCCGCCCGCAGTGCCACCTGCGCCGAGAGCCTGCCAGTGCTGAAACCCGCCGTCAACGTGACACCCATGCGCTGGCTCTCGGAAAACAGCGTGCGCCATGCCTGCCTGCCACCATCCTCGAAGCCGCGCCAGTCCAGTAACATCGTGCGAGAGTCTATCGGCTCGGTTGCCAGGGCAAGCTGGGAACAGCGTTGCATCCATTGTTCGTACAACTGTTGGGTTGCCTCTATGTCTTCTCGCAGACAGAGCGCGTGGGGGCACACCGCGCCGACGGCGGACTGCGGCATGGAATGCCTCACGCCGAACGATTGCGCCAGCGCATTTGCCTCGACGACGCGCCCATCGCGTAACACGACCGCAGGGCGATCTTGTGGTGCCTGTAGCGCGCTCAGGGCAAACCCACTGGCGCGCACGCACAGGGTGTTCAATCCTTTCATGTGCATTAAAATAAGTGTATTTTTGTATATTATATTCTGGACGAGACCGCTTGTCAAGGGTAATCCAGTGTTGGCTTGCCCTTTCCCCTGCGAACCTGATACACTGTAGTCGCTCATGAATCGGAGATTTTTGCGAGAACTGGACTGGGCGACCATCCTGCTGGCGCTGGCGTTGTGTGCGTGGGGGCTGCTCATGATTTACAGCGCACGCCGGGCGCAAGGGGATGGACTGTTTTTCGTGCGCAAGCAAGCCATTGCGATGGGCATTGGCATTATAGCGATGTTTCTGGTCGCCTCCCGCCCGATACAGACGTGGCTAAGGTGGACGCGCTGGTTTTACGCACTGAATATCGGCTTGCTGTTCTACGTGGACTTTTTCGGCAAGACCACTAAAGGCGCACAGCGATGGATACCCCTTCCGGGAGGCTTCAACCTCCAGCCATCGGAGATGGCGAAACTCTTCGTTATCCTCACGCTGGCTGCCTGGCTTGCCAGCAGAGAAGAGCAGATACGTTCCCCTCAGCTGGTGCTGAAATCCTTAGCGTACATTGGAGTGCCTGTGCTGCTGATATTCAAACAGCCAGACCTGGGCACCTCGCTGGTGGTCATGGCGATATGGTTCGGCATGATGATGCTGGCAGGGGCAAACTTGAAGCATTTAGGCATCGTGTTGCTGGCTGGACTGGTGGCGTTTATTGCGCTGTGGCACACGGGCGTGCTGGAGGATTATCAGAAGAACCGCTTCATCGCCTTTTTGAACCCGGAACGAGACCCGCGTGGCTCGGGCTATCAGATTCTACAGGCGCGGATTGCGGTCGGATCGGGGCAGGTGTTCGGCAAGGGGCTGTTTCGCGGCACGCAGAACGAGCTGCTCTTCATTCCCGAACAGCACACGGACTTCATCTTTACCGTCGTGGCGGAGGAGACGGGCTTTGCAGGTAGTATCGCTCTGTTGTCGGCATACGCCTTATTGCTGTGGCGATTCCTGCGCCTCATCTTACAGTCGCACCGCCTGTACGTCAGGCTGATTGCGGCAGGCGTTACCACCTTTTTTGCCTACCATATCATCGTCAATACTGGCATGGTAGTTGGCATCCTGCCAGTGGTGGGGGTATGGCTGCCGTTTGTCAGCTTCGGGGGAACGGCGGTCATCACCTGCTTCGTCGCTCTCGGTTTGATGCAGGCGATACATCGGCAGCAGTATGAAGTGATGTTCTAACGCACACGGAATGCGCCGGGACCTCGGCGCGCTGAACTCGTATGCCCGCCTGTATAGCCCTGCGTAACTCCTGATGACATCAGTTTGGGAGAAGTTCCATCCGCTCACACCGGGTGCGTCTGCGGCCACTCCAGTTCGATGCCCTGCGCGCGTAGCAGGCTCTGGTAGTCCCGCAACAGGCTCTCGTCTTCGCGCACTTGATGGGGTTCCGTGCCACGCTGGATACAGAACGCTGCTAGTAATCCTGCCGCCTCGCCGATGTTCCATTCCACCGGGTGCAGGCGGAAACAGCCGTTGGTGATGTGCGTGGTGCCGATGTTTTTGCACGCCGGTAACAGGTTGCGCATGCGCACGGGCAGCAGCGCGCCAAGCGGTATCTGGAACGGCAACGCGCCGATATCGATGGAGTTGGTGCCGTTGGTGCTGGGGTGCAGGTCAATGCGATAACACCCCACGCCCACGCTGTCGGCAAAGGGCTGTGCCCTGTCCGCGCCCGGGTTCAGTTCGGAGGCGACGTGCTGTTCGGTCACGGTGAACACGGCGCGGATGCGGCGCGACTCGCGGATGTAGGGGAACATCGCCAGCCCGTCGTCGGTGCCGGTGATGTCGGGGCGCAGGTACAGGCCGGGGTAGCCGGTGCCGCCGTCGGGGCGCGGGGCTTCCGTCTGCAGCCAGTAGAGCAGGCTCAGCGACAGCTGCCGCGCCTCCTCCAGCCGTTGCTGCACGACCGCTTCGGGCTGGTCGATAATCGTGCCCGCAAAGTAGTCGTTTTGCGGCCAGTTGACGATGGTTACCTCGTGTGGAGCAAGCTCAGGCGGATAGTGGTCGCGACAGACAATGCGTCGGTAGGTAAACAGCGCGCGATAGGGGTTGTCGGTTTCGTGCGGGAACAGGAACCACCGCGTCTTTTCCAGCGTGATGGGGTGGGCGGTGTACCAGCTGAGCAGTTTGTCGGGCCAGAAGGCAGGCTGGTATTCGCGCCAGCGGTCGTACTGGGCGGGTTTGTCGATGGTGTGGCCGCCTTCAGGGTCGTACGCCATCGCGAAGCACCACGTGATCCCCTGCACGTTGTCCGGTTGCGGGGCGCCAGCCACGGCGTGTGGTTCGCCCGTTTCACGCTGCGATTCCGCGCCCACCACATACTCGGTACCGGTCATCGGCAGCAGGTCGCCCAATTCGGTGGCATCCAGCACATAGCGCGCCTGTACCGCCTCTTCATCACCCGTACGCAGGTTGCGGAAGGTAACGGCAAGCACGCAGTCGCCCTGCACCTCGGCGCGGATGGGCTTGCGATGCAGGCGGATGTCCAGCCATCCTGCAGTGCGCGGGTAATGGAGCATCGTTTCCAGCACGGCTAACCCCACACGCGGCTCGTGGCACAGGCGCGAGACCCAGCCGTTGCCCGGGTTTAAGCGGGGGTTATTGCGCGCCTGCAGGGTGAGCGGGTAGTGGTCTCGGTAGAACTGGCGTA
This genomic interval carries:
- a CDS encoding DNA polymerase III subunit alpha — translated: MRQGGVHLHVHSGFSFLDGASAVEELVAEAARLEMPALALTDHHGVYGAVRFAQACHRHGIKPIVGAEVTLEDGLHLTLLCEHRKGYANLCQLLTRAHLQSPRGKAQVRLEWLERYAEGLIALTGCRLGRLTYLLRAQRYLEARQWLETLRAVFGKENLFVELQHTRKPGDAWIVARQIEAAQSLQLPVVATANVHYATADRFPAHDLLTCARLGVTVSEAHPLRPINDCNTLADALSWQKRYRDCPEAWQNSLLLAERCAADVVPLGRDLFPRFPLPHGQTAERMLQQLVREGAKQRYPSITDQVRRRLRRELHVICTLGYADFFLAVWELTRFAREQHIRWAARGSVSDSAVAYCLGISDIDPIRRGLPFERFLSIERSQKPDIDLDFDANRREEVFHYLRQRYGEEHVAMVGTFSTYRARSAVRLVGKTLGLPSDLVDRLAKRIPLFCYADDLERAFANAPELRESGFTAHQVQQMLKLCAQIANLPHHLGTHLGGILISREPIDSIVPVQLSPMNRKVVQWDKDDVETAGFVKLDLLSLRMLSAVEHAEGQIRRSVPDFRVSDIPYDDPDTFEMIRAGETIGAFQIESPAQRSLHTRLRSQCQMDIDVSVALIRPGPIRGDMVTPFVNRRNGDDPVHYLHPHLEPILRHTCGVPVFQEQIILIATRLAGFTPGEADQLRKTMTHHRSRQEMERLGRLFVERAVQRGYSAHLAMRVYEWIYGFAGYGFCEAHAASFGDTAYKTAYMLRYYPAQFYAALLSCQPMGYYPPNTLALQARTRGIRLLLPDINRSEIACTVEEGNIRLGWCRVRGMSREEIESLLAARAERPFQSLEDLCRRATLHRDTLERLILCGTFDTWHPNRRQWLMQLPYALAQRQALGNLFPAEALPAPSLQAEDFTAWEKFWYEWEILGLSVDCHVMTFLRDDLQRREILSTADLTMVRDGAWVKLAGLVVCPHRPPTRSGRRVLFVSLEDEFGLVDAVLFEKVYQAYGHWVLTQPLVIVEGHLQRRGRGLSVIVQRVEPYRPVHVTNGFPEPVEQVCLRV
- the deoC gene encoding deoxyribose-phosphate aldolase — encoded protein: MTRAELAKRIDHTLLRPTSTCADIERLCEEALQYHFASVCIQPCWLKIAVRHLQGSDVAVGTVVGFPLGANMSAVKLYEAEQALAAGATELDMVIALPALKSGDWRTVRHEIEQIVALCHSATPAAVLKVIIECCYLTQEEKIQATRAVAEGGADFVKTSTGFGEGGATIDDVSLLRSAAPPPLKVKAAGGIRTLSLALELLQAGADRIGTSSGVTLLQQLEEGT
- the rodA gene encoding rod shape-determining protein RodA — encoded protein: MNRRFLRELDWATILLALALCAWGLLMIYSARRAQGDGLFFVRKQAIAMGIGIIAMFLVASRPIQTWLRWTRWFYALNIGLLFYVDFFGKTTKGAQRWIPLPGGFNLQPSEMAKLFVILTLAAWLASREEQIRSPQLVLKSLAYIGVPVLLIFKQPDLGTSLVVMAIWFGMMMLAGANLKHLGIVLLAGLVAFIALWHTGVLEDYQKNRFIAFLNPERDPRGSGYQILQARIAVGSGQVFGKGLFRGTQNELLFIPEQHTDFIFTVVAEETGFAGSIALLSAYALLLWRFLRLILQSHRLYVRLIAAGVTTFFAYHIIVNTGMVVGILPVVGVWLPFVSFGGTAVITCFVALGLMQAIHRQQYEVMF
- a CDS encoding FAD-dependent oxidoreductase, whose protein sequence is MRETRCDVLIVGGGTGGCAAAMAAASLGVTVVMTEETEWVGGQLTAQAVPPDEHPWIESFGCTARYRQYRNAVRQFYRDHYPLTLQARNNPRLNPGNGWVSRLCHEPRVGLAVLETMLHYPRTAGWLDIRLHRKPIRAEVQGDCVLAVTFRNLRTGDEEAVQARYVLDATELGDLLPMTGTEYVVGAESQRETGEPHAVAGAPQPDNVQGITWCFAMAYDPEGGHTIDKPAQYDRWREYQPAFWPDKLLSWYTAHPITLEKTRWFLFPHETDNPYRALFTYRRIVCRDHYPPELAPHEVTIVNWPQNDYFAGTIIDQPEAVVQQRLEEARQLSLSLLYWLQTEAPRPDGGTGYPGLYLRPDITGTDDGLAMFPYIRESRRIRAVFTVTEQHVASELNPGADRAQPFADSVGVGCYRIDLHPSTNGTNSIDIGALPFQIPLGALLPVRMRNLLPACKNIGTTHITNGCFRLHPVEWNIGEAAGLLAAFCIQRGTEPHQVREDESLLRDYQSLLRAQGIELEWPQTHPV